CAAAAAATTGCTTCAaaggttgaaaaaaaataaaacctcaaatagccttttaaatttttgtatcATGTATAATAAGTAGTCTGAGATATGTTTCTTGAAAGCTTTCTCAAAGTTTCTGGAAATTTATTGTGGTaacttttttattaaagaaatattattttggcCCTCTAGATAAGTCATTACCtaaaaaaggaatttgaaaaagatgAGAAGCCACGTGACAAGTCATATCAGACTGCAGTTTTAGaggatttttttaagaagaacGACCATGATGGTGAtggcttcatttcttctaaggaatacAATGTCTATCAACATGATGAACtatagcatatttttatttctaaattttcttagctatttactgtactttatatataaaacaaagtcACTTTTCTCTgcattgtattttctatttttccctcaTGAATATATTTTGGTCCTTCAATACATGTAATATTGGAATAATAAATGTGGGGCTTTTTTGCAACATTTAACTTTCAAATAGGCATGATTGTGTTTCCTATTGCTTTATTCTGTTAACATGAATTGCAGTACCATGAAATCGACCTCTGTATCCTATTAGgcaattttttccccttcaagtTATAGGAAGACACTTATGTCATAATCTGTAAGTTCTTCCCAACTCTAACCATCACAGCATGTATAGATATGTAAATAcccaatttttaatatttaaaggaccccatattttaaacatatttaatagAAACCCAAGAATTAACATTTCACTTGTTTTATACATTTCATAGCATTACAGACAGTAAGATATAAAAAtctaccagacttccctggtagaccagtggttaaaactctgagcttccactacaggggaaaTGGGTTCACATTtcacatggcacagccaaaaataaagtcatatgACTGAGGAATCTTCCTTTAGTGTGCATGTAGAAAAGTATTAGTTGTAATAATATGTCCCACAGAGAGCCTCAACACAGTGTCTGTACTTTATGGTGCAAGCTTCCGGCCTTGGGTATCTGTTCCAGTGGCTAATGTTTGAAAGAGACATGATGAGACCAAAGGCTTTGTGCCTCTGTCTTAGAGCATGCGTCATAAAGTCCGTGCTGCTCTGACATGCGCACGCCCTCAGACATCATTACGAATGTGCTACACCTCTTCCTTTTTGTAGGCCTTTATATCTACCATCCCTAACTTTTTGTCTTCATAGTTTTTAATTGATGCTATGGCATTTCTTAAGTCTCCCTTTCTCTGGGTATTTCTATCCTATGTCATTTCATTTCACAGTGTTCTTAGTATTAACCATGTGCAAACAGTATAAACGTATGCCATCAAATTTCTGATAGATGTGTAGAActtattttacacatgaggataCATGAGGATATAAAGTGCCATGGCAATTTTGTGTCATCGTCAAATCATTGTGGTCCAACATGTTGAGAATAAGAGGTAAGAGATGCTGTAGAAGATCATGCTGGTACCCAAGAAAGGACACATATTTATTGGATCAGGTCAGATTTGCCTACGGTATATATAGAAaatcgtgtgtgtatgtgtgttagtcactcagttgtgtccaactctttgtgaccccatgaggtgtagcccaccaggctcccctgtccatggaattctccaggcaagaatactggagtgggtttccatttccttctccagggaatcttcctgacccagggatcaaacccaggtgtcccgcattgcaggcagactctttaccatctgagacaccagtgaagcccataGAAAAGTGTGCTTAGGTAGTAAATAGCTCTATTCAAAACAAGTAAGTTTAAAACAGTTTCTTCCATTTTATGAAACTTACTCTTTCCAAACCATTGTTTATTGATTATCTTTTAACCTCTTTATATATACTGCTAGAAATCCTATAATTTAAAAGTATaaggggactttcctggccaTTCAGTGGTTAGAATTTTGCCTTCCAATGGAGAGTGtgggggttcgatccttggttgaggacctaagatcccacgtgcttcctggtcaaaaaaccaaaacataaaacagcaacaatattgtaacaaattcaatatagactttaaaaatattccacatcaaaaaaaaaagcataagggCAATACAAATCTCACTAGGTTAGTGAATATCACATATGTGTAGTACAGAGCTAGAcacttcataaaataaaaacatttactatCTTTTCCTGTCTCCCAATATTTCTTCATTCCCATAACCCAGTTTTATACCTCCTCCTCACTTAACTCAGTCTTCAACTTTCATCACTTTACTTTCCTCAGAAAAACCTGCTCAGTAGTAAACTTAAGTTGATAACACAATATTATACTTTGGTTTAGAAACTGTCCCCATGTCTATATCCATATAAAAGAAGTCACTAGAGCCTTTTTTGATCAGTATACTCATATTTGCACCTGAATTATATactctgcaaaacagaaatgtCATGAAAGCTATACTGGAAATTCTCCTGATACTGTTTCTAATTCCCACCTTTCTATCCCATTGTTTTCATACCAAGTACTTTTAAACTTATGTTTTGAAAAATCATAGATGATGTCatatgaaaatggaaatttaCTTGAAAACTATTcatgtttaaataaattttaacccTTCTACATACATACagtaaacaagtaaatatttcatatttacaCAATTGCCTAACACCTTCATTGGCATATGCCTAGTACTGACTGCTGTACTATATACTTTGAGTTCTGGAATTTTAACAGTActtctgtaattattttaataatgcaaGTAAGTGCATatgcaagtcactcagttgtgtccgactctttgcgaccccacagactatacagtccatgaaattctccaggccagaatactggagtgggtaacttttcccttctccaggggatcttcccaactcagggatcaaacccaaatctccctcattgcaggtggattctttaccagctgagccaattATTTAGGTTTGTATATGAAAAAATTTCACGTCTTACAGAGTAGATGAAAAAGGTCTCTGAGAACAAAGTATGTTAAATGTTTCAAACACTttcaaagaagagaagtaaatgtGTCCCAGCTGCCTTAACTTTAAAATGACAGTACTGAGTTCTTATAAAGACAAAGCTGGTGTGCACATATATACCCACATCATTGAATGGCAGCCCATTACTACGATCAGTCACACTTAACTATGTACACAAAACCCCACACTGAGCTCGGTGTGCTTTTAATTTGATACCACAATTAAACATTTAGGATTACATTAAATTATTaacacatttttctcattttaccaGACCTAGGGAAATAGTTAAAGCATCAAAAGGTTGCCACTTGTGCATTCCTGTCATCCTCAAATATTGAATTAAAAGtcgattaaaaataaaacatatctcGAAAGTTTGTATGTAAAATGGTAGACTAAGTTCCAAGTAGATTCAACTGGCAGATTTTATAAAGGAATGTctatattctgaattttaaatataagcCTTTCTGATATAAACAATATTATTAATCTTCATGACAATTTCTGAGGTAGACACTATCATCTCCATGttataaatgggaaaaatgatGCCCAGACAGATTAATTTCTCATTCCTCTCCCTCTTTAATTTGCTACAATTCATCAAAGTGAACCAAGATAATTTTGGAAAGGTGTGTGGCACAGTTGCACCCAAAACACCAGCAAGGtacatttgttttccattttatttcattctcttgtgCCAAATATCAAAACAAGGAACTGCATGAAGTCGCACGTACTTCTGCCCATCAACAGAGCACTGAAAACACCCATAAACAGTCTCCCTTTTAAAGTTCCCCATTCCACAGAGTATGCAAGGTCCTTTTGGAATGTTGTGATTAAGTAAGTTAACACGGATGTGAGTACCTTCTTTGAGTGAAATATCACTCATGCTGAGAGGTTTGTCATAATAGTCAGAAAAAAGATCATCTAAGTAAAGCTGTGAACGAGAAATGGCATCCATCACTCTTCTATCTAAAAGGATAAAAACAGACATGtgttaaaagttaaataaaaaaatgtatagcCAGACTGCATTTATAACTATGTGTAAATCTAAACAATCAGTCATGCAATttggcttttaaatttaaattcttaaagacaAGATTAATAAAGAGAACCTCAAGTGTTAATCTGAGAAGGAACAAAATCTTCAATGGACATACTTCTCTCAAATAGTAGATTTCTCAATCTGTAGAGCAGTGCAAATGTTGCCGTTTCCTCCCTTTCAAATCCTCCTTTTGACACTGAAGTGACACAAAGgtctataaaaaaatttttagaagatgTTAAGTTATAACCTGAACAACTCATATTTTATTGGGAGTTTTAATTGTGGTTGAATTCTGGCACAtgccattcattttattttttaagttaaatttcacatatttttagaaaaggtagCATTTACATGGTACAAAATTCAAAGAGTACAAAAAGAGGATACAATGATAAATAAGTCTCTTCACTGACCCCAGCTTCAGCTTTATACCCCAGGGGTAACTACTGTTGTGTGTACTTATAGAAATACTCCATGTATTTCACAGGCATAAAGGctatgtaaatatgtatgtaagtacgtacatatataatattttaggtTCCAAGATTAATAAATATACATCTCTTTAAAATATCATAGAGATTATTCCCTGTCAGTAGTATCTTTAGTGCTAATTCTTAACAGCTTCACAGTATTCTGTGTGGATGTACCTTATTTAACTAGAGGGTACAGGTTTTTACAATTATACTGATCATTAGAAGTATAAACTGATAGAATTGATACATCCAtcagaatttaaaattacatatattttagtCTTATTTAGACTTCTAGCAATTTATCCTACAGATATACGTACACACATGTGAAATTTATACTTAGGAACAGACTGCTATAGCATTGTTAGGTTTTGAAGGATTCTTCCTACTATATCACTGTCATTATTGGCAATCAATTTAAACCAAAAAGCTGCTGAAAAACACGTGTCATTCCAATTCTTTGCAAGCATTACTTATTAGCATATTAGCATGTCTGGGGTCATAAACAGAGCAAGTATGTTATTATCTGCTTCTATTGGGTCCGTGCTGCATTTCTTATTAATTCTAACGGTGCTTTCATTTTCTGATGATTTACCTCTATGTTAAACATCTgtattaaaggatattttcataGTTCCAGCCAACATGGTAATCTAGGAATTAATAAGCAGGTAATGAAATAGGTGTTCCAAAAGACTCAGTGCAATTTTAAACTTCAATACAGTGTGCTTGGATACCCCACCATGCTGCtgcagaagtagaattgctacaAACTTGCAAAACATCATTTGAaagtttacttgaatttcttctaaactctTTTAGTTTTGTAAATCTTAGAcattaagatttttaattttttgtttcagtcCCTCCATCTTAAGGTTATTTCCCATCTTCTACTATTACAAACTATCTTTATACACGTCATTTCACATATGTGTAAGTATATGtgtaggataaattcctaaaagtttaaataagactaaaatatgtgtaattttaaattCTGATGGACACTATCAGTTGTATCAGTTTATACTCAATGATCAATATAATTGTGAAAACCTATACCCTTTAGTGTCCCAAACAAAATTTACttaacatgttttgttttgtttaactcATTCTCTCTTACAACAGaactgcaaaaacaaaaacaggtctAAAAATGTTTATAcggacttatggttgccaggggaggggtggggaagaaCGGAAGGAAGGATAGTTAAGacagtctgggatggacatgtatactCTGCTATATTTAGAACGAATTACCAACAAGATCCTCccgcatagcacagggaacacttgTCAATGTCATGTGACAGacaggatgggagggaagtttgggggagaatggatacactcATATGTATGGCTGTGtccttttgctgtccacctgaaactatcgaaacattgttaatcagctatactccaatacaaaataaaaagtttaaaggaaataaaaaaccaacaaaaatgtttataaatggcCATGGCTAAGGGGCTCCCTTGCCTAATCCTTGGGTTATACCTAGACTTGAGCTGACTGGTCTCCTAAAATTAAAACTTGATGCAATGTAGAAATTTAAAGTGACCTGAACTGCAGTATTATATAAGATGACGGTTCTAGGGAAGTATTTGTACCTTTAAGGTTTTAGGTAGTCCAGGGTCAGGAGAGCTGGGTCTATGAAAGGAAAACCTGAAGAAAGGTTGTCTTATGCTAGCTTGGGTGCCCTGACACTTTGTGGCACCCTACTGTGTATACCTCCTCTATTTGCCATCTTCAATAACTACCTGCGCCAGttctaaatcacttcagttgtgttagactctctgcaacctcatggactgtggcctgccaggctcctccgtccatggtactctccaggccagaatactggagtgggtggccatgcccacctccaggggatcttcctgactcagggatcaaacccgtgtctcttaatgtctcctgcattggcgggcaggttctttaccactaatgccacctgggaagcccaaaaactaCCTATTAGaaggttattttttattttcccatgttAGTCAAGAAAATACTTTGCCAGTGGATTGCATTCTAGCTCTCAACTATAACTGGAAGTGGGGTGTTGGGAAGTCTACAGCTTTTTCCAAGAAACAAGGATGAGGTTATGGTAGGAAGAAGGGACTGTTGGGTCTTTCCCAGTCATTTCACCCAAGCGTGATATTGACAGTGCTGACAGATCTTCATCACTAGACActcagggagagacagagacagagattcTCACTATAATAATTTCAGTGTTTCACGTAAATCATTCACTCACCAAAGGCACCATCCAAGTAAATGAAGAGTTCAAAAACACTGAAAGCTATGGTTGTATgtgctggaaaaacaatagctttgtcCCTTCCCTTGGGATTCtgttcatccataaaatgaaactatattaaataaattaaacaacatTGTTAAGGAGTATAACATGTAAAGGATATATTTTTGGAGAAACAAAACATTCCCTACAATcctaccaaaaacaaacaaactcttcCGCCCCTCCAAGTAAAGAACTATCCTACTTGAATTCAACTGTTTATAGCAGAGGTTCAAATAAACGGTCCAATGGGGACTCCTGATCTATATTAGGAAATACTTGTTACTTTCTCATTTACTTTGTACCCAAGTCAATGACTAGGGCTACCACAAGGGTGATGCTTTGGGTCATAGGAACCTTTTCCTTTCAACTGCAAATCCACTGCCTTTAAGGCCTACATTTGTTTTTAGCCTACTGTGTCCACTGTTCCAAAGCCCCCAGAGCTTTCAGCAGCTTTCCAAAGCAATCACCAACAATtaagtaaatgtttttcattCAGTTCATGCCCCCAAAATGATCCAATATTAAACAATTTGGTGGGCACTTAAATGTAGCCACTTCATTTGCAAAGACTTGAAAAGATTATCAATGTAGTCTATCTTTctaataattcattttaataaaacaaatcatCATTATGTGTCATTATTAGGCGAATGGCAATGACAAATAATGTCATAACTGAGCTAAAAATTAAACACCAATaacttttcaagatttttttaaaggacttaaCACTGAATGAAGCATGTTTGGCCATTGACaatgttattttagaaaaatcaataaaaatataaactcagcttttaaaattcaagtataaactctatcacttaaaaataaaatcgaAGAGTTCAATAAACACACTCAGTCTGTATTCTTAAAACAGCATTTAAACAGTACTCTGAGGGACTCCATTGTACACATTATTTCACAAGTATTAGTatttttttatactattttacatgtttataattcaaattttcttggatttctttcttCATATGCTAAAACAAAGCCATTAGCGTGCAAAATCCTATATACAATTGCAGCTCTTTAATTTCAACATTTGACAAAATACACAAGGCTCTTGAATACTTAAATTCCCATTGCAGCTTTTGAGTAAGAGAAATCCAATGAGTCTAATGGTTTACCCTCATGGCTTCCCCACGAATTCCAGCGTGCACAGACAGTGAGCACTGCCGTGTGGTTCGGATGCTTTCCATGACCACACACAATATTGCCTTTCTGCTGCTCCTTGACTGACGTATCAAACTGTggtcaaaattaatttttctaaaatcaaGAAGACAGACATTCACAAGAATCTGTATCATCTAACTATGTATAATCAAGTAAATTCTGCTTATAATGTGTTACTATT
This DNA window, taken from Cervus elaphus chromosome 33, mCerEla1.1, whole genome shotgun sequence, encodes the following:
- the PJVK gene encoding pejvakin isoform X1, whose product is MFAAATKSFVKQVGDGGRLVPVPSLSEADKYQPLSLVVKKKRCFLFPRYKFTSTPFTLKDILLGDREISAGISSYQLLNYEDESDVSLYGRRGNHIVNDVGINVTGSDSIAVKASFGVVTKHEVEVSTLLKEITTRKINFDHSLIRQSRSSRKAILCVVMESIRTTRQCSLSVHAGIRGEAMRFHFMDEQNPKGRDKAIVFPAHTTIAFSVFELFIYLDGAFDLCVTSVSKGGFEREETATFALLYRLRNLLFERNRRVMDAISRSQLYLDDLFSDYYDKPLSMSDISLKEGTHIRVNLLNHNIPKGPCILCGMGNFKRETVYGCFQCSVDGQKYVRLHAVPCFDIWHKRMK
- the PJVK gene encoding pejvakin isoform X3, with product MESIRTTRQCSLSVHAGIRGEAMRFHFMDEQNPKGRDKAIVFPAHTTIAFSVFELFIYLDGAFDLCVTSVSKGGFEREETATFALLYRLRNLLFERNRRVMDAISRSQLYLDDLFSDYYDKPLSMSDISLKEGTHIRVNLLNHNIPKGPCILCGMGNFKRETVYGCFQCSVDGQKYVRLHAVPCFDIWHKRMK
- the PJVK gene encoding pejvakin isoform X2; translated protein: MDEQNPKGRDKAIVFPAHTTIAFSVFELFIYLDGAFDLCVTSVSKGGFEREETATFALLYRLRNLLFERNRRVMDAISRSQLYLDDLFSDYYDKPLSMSDISLKEGTHIRVNLLNHNIPKGPCILCGMGNFKRETVYGCFQCSVDGQKYVRLHAVPCFDIWHKRMK